In Patagioenas fasciata isolate bPatFas1 chromosome 2, bPatFas1.hap1, whole genome shotgun sequence, a single window of DNA contains:
- the LOC136097776 gene encoding feather keratin-like — MRKGCPARPLHATHMACYNACGTGGPTPLANSCNEPCSLQCQDSRVVIQPPAVLVTLPGPILTSHPQSTAVGSSSSAAVGNELGAQGVAINSGAFGYGNGYGFGGLGWFGGRRSRYIC; from the exons ATGCGCAAAGGCTGTCCTGCCC ggcccctccacgctacacacatggcctgctacaacgCCTGCGGCACTgggggacccaccccgctggccaacagctgcaacgagccctgttccctgcagtgccaggactcccgcgtcgtcatccagcctcccgccgtgctggtcaccctgccaggacccatcctcacctcccacccccagagcaccgccgttgGATCCTCCTcgtcggctgccgtgggcaacgaactcggcgcccagggagttgccatcaactccggcgccttcggctacggcAACGGCTATGGCTTCGGGGGCCTGGGCTGGTTCGGCGGCAGAAGGAGCCgctacatctgctaa